A region of the Oncorhynchus keta strain PuntledgeMale-10-30-2019 unplaced genomic scaffold, Oket_V2 Un_contig_26353_pilon_pilon, whole genome shotgun sequence genome:
acgataacatcgcgtcaaatggtcacatgagttttgctcacgCAACAGAATTTGAATAGGTATTGCTTTTccgtgaaagacatttgcggttgatattgattatacattttaaaaacaacctgatgattgattataaaaaactttGGACATtttggaaactatttggaatttgtcatgaccgctctttcctgtggatttctgaacattaCAAACATTTTGGatctaaaaataatctttatggaacatttgtgtaactgggagtctcgtgagtgaaaacgtCCGAATATCAAAGTTaagcgattaatttgattgcttttcgtgaccaagctactttgaTGCTATGTTCATAATGCTTTGTCATGCAATCGATAAACATACACAAaagcttggattgctttcgctgtaaagcatagtTTCAAAATCTGTGaagacaggtggattaacaaaaggccgAGCTGTGTTTTGCACTTGCATAGGTTATAGAGCTCATTAAGCGATTTTGATTGTCAAATTtcatttgcattgatgacagaGTGATTACAGGGACAATCGAGTGctcagtaccaggcagttagcaagtgcGGTagactactaatgaccatcaccagcatcagagcttggagaagacTAATTACTAAATGGCCACGTGGAATTTGACTACCTTCAATTCTTGTAACTGCCGGTAATACAGTCGTACTCCTTCCTCCATTTCCCATAAATGAACCGGTTCAGATACATTGTTCAAcatatcaacaacaacaataacgtCAGTAAATCAACACTTTAATCTCTGGATTCAttcatgtatttatttgtatGGGATGTGAATCCGTTCCTGTAGTTCAGTAAAGACAACTGGCCGTCTTCTACATCTTTACTTCCAACACCGTTCATCTACAATTAGAAAGAAATACAGATCAATAACAAGATGCAAAGAAATAACATTTAGTAAATGACATCTCCATTCCAACACCGTTCATCTACAATTACACAAAAAACATTAACATCCAGAATCAGCTGCAAAGTAGTAACATTTAGTAAATGACATCTCCATTCCAACACCGTTCATCTACAATTAGACAAAAAATATTAACATCCAGAATCAGCTGAatgagtagacacacacacaccttggaaCAGTTGCTAGCAGTTGATAGCAGTGCCTGGTCGAGTCTCAGTACCCGGGATCTTCTGTCCAGAACTGTTCACACACCAACAGTAACCTACCAGAAAGACACATGTTAGTAACCtgttaaatatataatatttatacaTTTTACTGTAACATGTTGAATTGTCACGTTCAACTGAATTGGAGcatttatagtgtgtgtgttttaacctGTAGAGCCCCAACATTGCTTAGGGGTGTATCGTCCAGCGGCGTCACACGTGGGGATGTAGGCTCCAACTGGGTCATGTGTCGCGGCATCTCTAGCACGCTCACAGGGGGTCATGGGTCGTATCGCGCCATCTGGACACAAGTAACATGGACATAACATTGCAGCACATGCATGCCGTAATCTTCTGGTGCGTCCCATATgtgccctggtcagaagtagtttATACGGAATAGGTTTCCATTTCAGATGATACCTAGGTACTTCCTGGATTAATATGCAAGTTCAAGTAAATGTGTGTGTGAAGTAGGACAGAGCCAACAAATGTTTTTATTAAAATGTTGGTGAGTAGGTGTGAGGTATGTCACACTTACCTCCCAGAGCAAAAGCTGTGCTGACAAGCAGAATGATGGTCAATATCGCCATGGTGATAGTctcctgagagagaaagagagattagtTGAGCATTTTAAAGCATCTGGAATGGCTGTGGGTACTAGAGGAGAGGTTAAGGAAACCCACTATTAGGTACAAAACTGAAATAACAGCCAAAGCAGCATTTTCTAAACCCAGTCCTGAGGACCCCAATAAGAAGTATGGGCAACACGGTGCTACTAGTCTTCTGATTGTACTGAGGTAGTGGAATAGTGGTGAGGTTATAATGGGTCTAGGATCAGATAGGGTGATGTAGTGGAATAGTGGTGATGTGATAATGGGTCTAGGATCTCACACAAGCATGAGcgagtgagcacacacacacatactaaatTCTCCAATTCAGTTAACCTCGGGATCGGTGTCTTTCCtgcgggatggttg
Encoded here:
- the LOC118383076 gene encoding equistatin-like: MAILTIILLVSTAFALGDGAIRPMTPCERARDAATHDPVGAYIPTCDAAGRYTPKQCWGSTGYCWCVNSSGQKIPGTETRPGTAINC